The following proteins are encoded in a genomic region of Dermatophagoides farinae isolate YC_2012a chromosome 8, ASM2471394v1, whole genome shotgun sequence:
- the Nprl2 gene encoding nitrogen permease regulator-like 2, with product MRSNHLFDKIPKGIDAIIFCEFDVHLGPVLKHQYPENYVTKETFESLSVYLIPKPELYGKLITITAYGMKILGYPVSITDAKYQRNQLIFNLCFVFSHFTSTTQYEPIIHKLAHYLIDLEAEMGFISKKDIGPKLSNYLVTIRDDLNASGICTIKISLSTTIHLKLTKVQTNPRQVEDYHVPILNSNHFNTKNICQWDLTTQQIYYYIDGVNHVSKIAFMADVDINLVKACIQNLIYYGLVSLVPIFLYSNVYVTTPKIRLLLENPMLRDECLREIRKDGSIVEPSLKKILQLYSNMCPGMTVKDLCQRFVPHSNGIDEQKLVKFGIMKGIIRRIQKYPIQLNEPIEEESDPYARVNSPTLTQSLMMNRSTSSPQSNTSTVHYSKDIYTYFDGKHSYDQLCCEFNRTYQEIENKVEKNPAVVVCWK from the exons ATGCGATCTAATCATTTGTTCGATAAAATTCCAAAAGGTATCGATGCTATTATATTCTGTGAATTTGATGTCCATCTTGGTCCAGTACTCAAACATCAG TATCCGGAAAATTATGTCACCAAAgaaacatttgaatcattgagCGTTTATTTAATACCTAAACCTGAACTTTATGGAAAATTGATTACAAT AACGGCAtatggaatgaaaattcttggCTATCCAGTCAGCATAACCGATGCCAAATATCAACGTAATCAACTGATATTCAatctttgttttgtattcTCACATTTTACGAGTACAACACAATATGAACCTATCATACATAAATTAGCCCATTATCTTATCGATCTGGAAGCTGAAATGGGTTTCATTTCGAAAAAAGATATCGGTCCAAAACTATCGAACTATCTGGTTACAATTAGAGATGATTTAAACGCATCCGGTATTTGTACGATTAAAATTT CACTGTCAACGACCATACatttaaaattgacaaaagTTCAAACGAATCCACGTCAAGTGGAAGATTATCATGTACCcatattgaattcaaatcattttaatACCAAAAATATTTGCCAATGGGATTTAACTACGCAACAg ATATATTATTACATTGATGGTGTGAATCATGTTTCAAAGATTGCATTCATGGCCGATGTTGACATCAATCTGGTGAAAGCTTGTATACAAAATCTTATCTATTATGGTCTTGTATCATTGGtgccaatttttctttattcaaatGTCTATGTAACTACGCCTAAAATTCGATTATTACTTGAAAATCCTATGCTTAGAGATGAATGTCTTCGTGAAATACGTAAAGATGGTTCCATTGTTGAACCatcgttgaaaaaaatcctacAACTTTATAGTAATATGTGTCCAGGAATGACTGTTAAAGATTTATGTCAACGATTCGTTCCACATTCGAATGgtattgatgaacaaaaattggtAAAATTTGGCATAATGAAAGGCATTATAAGACGAATACAGAAATATCCTATCCAATTGAATGAACCGATTGAAGAGGAATCGGATCCGTATGCCAGAGTTAATTCACCAACGTTAacacaatcattgatgatgaatcgttCAACATCTTCACCACAATCAAATACATCTACTGTACATTATTCAAAAGATATCTATACATATTTCGATGGTAAACATTCGTATGATCAACTTTGTTGTGAATTTAATCGTACATATcaggaaattgaaaataaagtggaaaaaaatccggCAGTAGTTGTATGTTGgaaataa
- the Fim gene encoding plastin-2 fimbrin, giving the protein MDTLTANLETLSLSEEQTDSIENIFSKNRTLDANALKDALDIVGFKLPLWRVRILIEDIDKKKSFNLEKGRLTREEFVKLCTDLRAQDVANSFKSSISKRGNLETLGGMSEASSSGTTHSVRHEEQVAFSDWINTHLSCDSDLKSLLPIDLEGKTLYDKVKDGILLCKIINHSCPDTIDERAINKKNLTLYTKHENLTLALNSAQAIGCNIINIDAHDLSKGRPHLVLGLLWQIIRIGLFNQITIEHCPGLVNLLNDNEEMADLLKLSPEEILIRWVNYQLEKANVDRRISNFTNDIKDSEVYTHLLYQIAPQEKNVNKDALRERDMLEKAEMMLKQADKLGCRSFLTPQNVVDGVYKLNVAFVANLFNNYPGLDTPENIEPLETIEETREEKTYRNWMNSMGVDPYVNWLYSDLADGKIIFQLFDIIQPGIVNWSRVHQTFSKLKYFMEKIENCNYAVQLGKELKFSLVGIAGQDISEGNPTLTLALVWQLMRAYTLSILSKLTNHDSNGSSPNAIVENEIIDWSNKKLREAGKSSAIKNFQDSSISTAIPVIDLIEAIKPGSINYSQIYEGSTHEEKLANAKYAISMARKIGARIYALPEDIAEVKSKMVMTVFACLMARDYIPNMGKAVDPLNNNNNNNSDNNHVE; this is encoded by the exons ATGGATACTTTGACAGCCAATTTGGAAACACTTTCATTGAGTGAAGAACAGACCGATagtattgaaaatattttcagtAAG AATCGAACATTAGATGCCAATGCATTAAAAGATGCATTAGATATTGTTGGCTTTAAATTGCCATTATGGCGTGTACGAATATTGATTGAAGATattgataagaaaaaatcattcaatttggaaAAAGGTCGCCTTACAAGAGAAGAATTTGTTAAATTATGTACGGATCTAAGGGCACAGGATGTAGCcaattcatttaaatcatcCATATCGAAACGTGGCAATCTAGAAACACTGGGTGGCATGTCGGAAGCCAGTTCCTCCGGTACAACGCATTCCGTTAGACACGAAGAACAAGTGGCCTTTTCTGATTGGATTAATAC ACATTTATCATGCGATTCAGATTTAAAATCCTTATTGCCAATCGATCTTGAAGGTAAAACATTATATGATAAAGTAAAAGATGGTATACTTCTCTgtaaaatcatcaaccattCATGTCCGGATACCATTGATGAACGTGCcataaataagaaaaatcTAACACTTTATACCAAACATGAAAATCTAACATTGGCTTTGAATTCGGCTCAGGCTATCGGTTgcaatataatcaatattgatgcACATGACCTTTCAAAAGGAAGGCCACATTTGGTACTTGGATTGTTATGGCAAATTATTCGTATCGGCCTATTCAATCAGATTACCATTGAACACTGCCCCGGCCTGGTTAATCTTTTGAACGATAATGAAGAGATGGCTGATCTTTTGAAATTATCACCCGAAGAGATACTAATTCGATGGGTGAATTATCAATTGGAAAAGGCCAATGTTGATCGACGAATTTCGAATTTCACCAATGACATTAAAGATTCAGAAGTATACACTCATCTATTGTATCAGATTGCAccacaggaaaaaaatgtcaacaaaGATGCATTACGTGAACGTGACATGTTAGAAAAGGCCGAAATGATGTTAAAACAGGCAGATAAATTGGGCTGCCGTAGTTTTCTGACACCACAAAACGTGGTGGATGGAGTGTACAAATTGAACGTTGCTTTCGTTGCCAATCTTTTCAATAATTATCCTGGTTTGGATACGCCCGAAAATATTGAACCATTAGAAACAATTGAAGAAACGCGCGAAGAGAAAACTTATCGAAATTGGATGAATTCTATGGGTGTGGATCCCTATGTTAATTGGCTATATAGCGATCTAGCTGAtggtaaaattattttccag CTTTTCGATATTATTCAACCAGGTATCGTGAATTGGTCACGTGTACATCAAACATTTAgcaaattgaaatattttatggaaaaaattgaaaattgcaATTATGCCGTACAACTTGGTaaagaattaaaattttcattggtcGGTATTGCTGGCCAAGATATTTCCGAAGGTAATCCAACATTGACTCTTGCATTGGTATGGCAATTGATGCGTGCATATACTTTGTCCATTCTATCGAAATTAACCAATCATGATTCGAATGGTTCATCACCGAATGccattgttgaaaatgaaatcatcgaTTGGAGCAATAAAAag tTACGTGAAGCGGGTAAATCATCTGcgattaaaaattttcaagattCATCCATTTCGACAGCCATTCCTGTCATTGATCTCATTGAGGCCATTAAACCAGGATCAATTAATTATAGCCAAATATATGAAGGCTCAACACATGag gAAAAATTGGCCAATGCAAAATATGCCATATCGATGGCAAGAAAAATCGGTGCCCGTATCTATGCATTACCGGAAGATATTGCTGAAGTGAAAAGTAAAATGGTTATGACagtttttgcttgtttgatGGCACGAGATTATATTCCAAATATGGGCAAAGCTGTTGATcctctcaacaacaacaacaacaacaacagcgacaatAACcatgttgaatga
- the LOC124495644 gene encoding synaptic plasticity regulator PANTS, translating into MDHDRKPEDRFECELNGNELEKYGPYSWMVRPCEWYLQEYKDCKSIRARLHQYFISGTIDNCDDWRDDYHNCYQFRNNKNPIYLNRLIESELLRKHNRLLQSKANDVWEYRTEPPNDWNKPITTDE; encoded by the exons atggaTCATGATCGTAAACCGGAAGATCGATTTGAATGTGAATTAAATGGCAATGAATTAGAAAAATATGGTCCATATTCATGGATGGTCAGACCATGTGAATGGTATCTACAGGAATATAAAGATTGTAAAT cAATTAGAGCACGATTACATCAATATTTTATATCGGGTACAATCGataattgtgatgattggcgtgatgattatcataattGTTATCAATTTCGtaataacaaaaatccaatctATTTG AATCGTTTAATTGAAAGTGAACTATTGCGCAAACATAACCGGCTATTACAATCTAAAGCGAATGATGTTTGGGAATATCGTACTGAACCACCCAATGATTGGAACAAACCTATTACTACAGATGAATGA
- the LOC124495638 gene encoding uncharacterized protein LOC124495638, which translates to MNDKIEQSENVNKYEFNTISDKKDFGSLGIPNYIIEYDPLNLVIKCPRYHRFMTNEKSEISIDDLDQIQLEMETLLLDTMKRLRLLKNELNANEIKMLKNNIDASSSSSSSSSKSKTEIKQPYNEKTFEKYFDRITFKSKANCALQPNYEIIERFIAMPYPQLNDVDVPNQFWSFIHYLHDIPPKEEEVKQCASFYGKCEMLDDDISRMNDTNIKTIDHGDNNDNQNDEKQQDEKLDQYLEKFIHQFSNDETNPEKSYGPLTKRLMASFIKIDNNDETIGKCETAETLDDENVKTENLETDDSIQQSEKNEEKKQPSNRQQNPIEIEPHRSHKFERSLHKVLKQLDLLHSHPKYTNGKKLEKIRQSLSSSHRLAELKKNYKHAFNDLIHDRMDQKLRSTFIKMFNTYKSIRSSKSNGENDINVDDYRQFDQLWQTRVRLLKYLNLFNRI; encoded by the exons atgaatgacaaaattgaacaatcagaaaatgtaaataaatatgaattCAATACCATTTCGGATAAAAAAGATTTCGGTTCATTGGGCATACCGAACTATATAATCGAATATGATCCATTAAATTTGGTCATCAAATGTCCTCGTTATCATCGAT ttatgacaaatgaaaaatcagaGATCAGTATTGATGATCTTGATCAGATACAATTGGAAATGGAAACATTGCTATTGGATACGATGAAACGATTACGATTactgaaaaatgaattgaatgccaatgaaattaaaatgttgaaaaat AACATtgatgcatcatcatcatcatcgtcatcatcatcaaagtcTAAAACCGAAATCAAACAACcgtataatgaaaaaacttttgaaaaatattttgatcgTATAACATTCAAAAGTAAAGCGAATTGTGCG CTACAGCCAAATTATGAAATAATCGAACGTTTTATCGCCATGCCATATCCACAGCTAAACGATGTTGATGTGCCCAATCAATTTTGGTCATTCATACATTATCTTCATGATATTCCACctaaagaagaagaagtcAAA CAATGTGCTTCATTTTATGGTAAATGTGAAAtgttggatgatgatatatccCGGATGAATGATACAAATATAAAGACCATTGATCATGGAGATAATAACGACAAccagaatgatgaaaaacaacaagatgaAAAACTAGATCaatatttggaaaaatttattcatcaattttccaatgatgaaacaaatccAGAAAAATCATATGGTCCATTGACCAAAAGGCTGATGGCTAGTTTtataaaaatcgataataatgatgaaaccaTTGGAAAATGTGAGACAGCTGAAAcattagatgatgaaaatgtaaaaacaGAAAACCTCGAAACTGATGATTCTATTCAgcaatcagaaaaaaatgaagaaaaaaagcagCCATCAAATAGACAACAAAATCCAATAGAAATCGAACCACATCGATCACATAAATTTGAAAGATCATTACATAAAGTTCTTAAACAATTGGATCTACTACATTCTCATCCAAAATATACGAATGgtaaaaaattggaaaaaattcgtcAATCACTATCTAGTAGCCATCGATTAGctgaattgaaaaagaattataaACATGCATTCAATGATCTAATTCACGATCGAATGGATCAAAAACTTCGTTCAACATTTATCAAAATGTTCAACACATATAAATCGATTCGATCATCTAAATcaaatggtgaaaatgatattaatgttgatgattatc
- the LOC124495622 gene encoding ras-specific guanine nucleotide-releasing factor RalGPS1 isoform X1 produces MLSVADSSFSSAVAAAASSLSSSSSSSSLRRSISTPTTLFSLKTLTSEDSTSGTNRLWTHNSTSISLYRLMNKISAETFAKQLTLIDWIIFLKIKRNELKPGQWTGSMKHVLSPNIVLFTRRFNIVTYWAIDEILCLKTPKQRAEMISFFIKLINNLIEIHNLHSSYAIKSALNSASIHRLEKTWNCLSKKDRQCFEKIDALFSESDNSNKLRTFMEMAIKQTKNSNCIPNLATYLRDIIHIDSAFPQSDTQRANLRHEKLESIYTFIEKCQQSSYDEIEIEEDVHKYLVSLRYIEELQKFREDDYFKTSLKLEPDPNIESRNNYQQKKLSYLRFSSHYDIRALQQQSDPSSSSSSSSAASASAYHQQNQSTLELNNSDYVGLLNKSFNGESLKNSKELSISSDFKPGHRKTYSLETNLYLSTNNIQNVVNNKNSNNNNNNNQCSSSSSPINNRSSKNLKMNLIDDSPIIINNDPIINTYQVSHVYNKRDKKPTLEMFKRKSEESYLSPNGGGITNLEDWNTVYPDRYERWTYTDKDIIHKGCVNRKTVLKDKKKPPFSFWTNYHLRLTSDSLLFFNSKSNNQLKETPNLRACKKFPLLEWSVFDNGNINQHSNKTTNVFTLADHSCSTIYKIRTLTETEAKDWIRLIKQATNNLRQFYI; encoded by the exons atgcTGAGCGTAGccgattcatcattttcatctgcCGTTGCAGCAGCCGCATCAtctctatcatcatcatcatcatcgtcatcactTCGTAGGAGTATTTCAACACCGACCACTTTATTCTCATTGAAAACACTCACATCTGAg gACTCAACCTCGGGAACGAATCGATTATGGACGCATAATTcaacatcaatttcattatatcgtttaatgaataaaatatcaGCCGAAACATTTGCCAAACAATTGACTCTTATTGATTGGAtcattttcttgaaaattaAACGTAATGAATTGAAACCAGGACAATGGACTGGTTCAATGAAACATGTACTTTCACCAAATATTGTACTATTCACCAGACGATTTAATATTGTTACCTATTGGGCTATTGACGAGATACTTTGCCTTAAGACACCCAAACAACGTGCCGAAATGATTAgctttttcattaaattaatcaataatctcattgaaattcataatcTACATTCTAGTTATGCAATCAAATCAGCATTGAATAGTGCGTCCATACATCGGTTAGAGAAAACCTGGAAT TGTTTGAGCAAAAAAGATCGTCAATGTTTCGAAAAGATTGATGCATTGTTTTCCGAATCAgataatagtaataaatTACGAACATTTATGGAAATGGCCAttaaacaaacgaaaaattcaaattgtatACCTAATCTGGCCACCTATCTACGTGATATCATCCATATTGATAGCGCTTTTCCACAAAGCGATACTCAACGAGCCAATCTTCGACACGAAAAACTTGAATCAATATACACTTTCATCgaaaaatgtcaacaatCTAGTTATG atgaaattgaaatcgaaGAAGACGTGCACAAATATCTAGTCTCATTACGATATATTGAAGAATTGCAAAAATTTCGCGAAGATGATTATTTCAa GAcatcattaaaattagaGCCAGATCCTAATATTGAATCAAgaaataattatcaacaaaaaaaactaagcTATCTGCGTTTTAGTAGCCATTATGATATCAGAgctttacaacaacaaagtgatccttcatcatcatcatcatcatcatcagcagcatcagcatcagcatatcatcaacagaatCAATCTACATTGGAATTGAATAATTCTGATTATGTGGGTTTATTGAACAAATCTTTTAATGGTGAAAGTTTAAAAAATAGTAAAGAATTATCGATTAGTAGTGATTTTAAACCTGGTCATCGAAAAACTTATAGCCTTGAGACGAATCTTTATCTATCAActaataatattcaaaacgttgtaaataataaaaacagtaataataataataataataatcaatgctcatcatcatcatcaccaataaaCAAtagatcatcaaaaaatctCAAAATGAATCTCATTGACGATAGTCCtatcataatcaataatgatccaATAATTAATACTTATCAAGTTAGTCATGTATATAACAAACGGGATAAAAAACCAACACTGGAAATGTTTAAAAGAAAATCGGAAGAATCTTATTTGTCGCccaatggtggtggtatcaCTAACCTTGAAGATTGGAATACTGTTTATCCGGATCGTTATGAACGATGGACATATACGGATAAAGATATTATACATAAAGGTTGTGTAAATAGAAAGACTGTGTTGAAAGATAAAAAGAAACCTCCG TTTTCATTCTGGACAAATTATCATCTACGATTGACCAGTGAttcattgctttttttcaatagtaaatcaaataatcaactTAAAGAg aCACCGAATCTTCGAGCATGTAAAAAATTTCCTTTATTAGAATGGTCAGTTTTCGATAATGGTAACATCAATCAACATtcgaacaaaacaacaaatgtatTCACATTGGCTGATCATTCATGTTCAACCATATACAAAATTAGAACGTTGACCGAAACAGAAGCCAAAGATTggattcgattgattaaaCAGGCTACTAATAATCTTCGacaattttatatttga
- the LOC124495622 gene encoding ras-specific guanine nucleotide-releasing factor RalGPS1 isoform X2, producing the protein MNLEFFYSTSISLYRLMNKISAETFAKQLTLIDWIIFLKIKRNELKPGQWTGSMKHVLSPNIVLFTRRFNIVTYWAIDEILCLKTPKQRAEMISFFIKLINNLIEIHNLHSSYAIKSALNSASIHRLEKTWNCLSKKDRQCFEKIDALFSESDNSNKLRTFMEMAIKQTKNSNCIPNLATYLRDIIHIDSAFPQSDTQRANLRHEKLESIYTFIEKCQQSSYDEIEIEEDVHKYLVSLRYIEELQKFREDDYFKTSLKLEPDPNIESRNNYQQKKLSYLRFSSHYDIRALQQQSDPSSSSSSSSAASASAYHQQNQSTLELNNSDYVGLLNKSFNGESLKNSKELSISSDFKPGHRKTYSLETNLYLSTNNIQNVVNNKNSNNNNNNNQCSSSSSPINNRSSKNLKMNLIDDSPIIINNDPIINTYQVSHVYNKRDKKPTLEMFKRKSEESYLSPNGGGITNLEDWNTVYPDRYERWTYTDKDIIHKGCVNRKTVLKDKKKPPFSFWTNYHLRLTSDSLLFFNSKSNNQLKETPNLRACKKFPLLEWSVFDNGNINQHSNKTTNVFTLADHSCSTIYKIRTLTETEAKDWIRLIKQATNNLRQFYI; encoded by the exons ATGAATTTGGAATTCTTTTATTCAac atcaatttcattatatcgtttaatgaataaaatatcaGCCGAAACATTTGCCAAACAATTGACTCTTATTGATTGGAtcattttcttgaaaattaAACGTAATGAATTGAAACCAGGACAATGGACTGGTTCAATGAAACATGTACTTTCACCAAATATTGTACTATTCACCAGACGATTTAATATTGTTACCTATTGGGCTATTGACGAGATACTTTGCCTTAAGACACCCAAACAACGTGCCGAAATGATTAgctttttcattaaattaatcaataatctcattgaaattcataatcTACATTCTAGTTATGCAATCAAATCAGCATTGAATAGTGCGTCCATACATCGGTTAGAGAAAACCTGGAAT TGTTTGAGCAAAAAAGATCGTCAATGTTTCGAAAAGATTGATGCATTGTTTTCCGAATCAgataatagtaataaatTACGAACATTTATGGAAATGGCCAttaaacaaacgaaaaattcaaattgtatACCTAATCTGGCCACCTATCTACGTGATATCATCCATATTGATAGCGCTTTTCCACAAAGCGATACTCAACGAGCCAATCTTCGACACGAAAAACTTGAATCAATATACACTTTCATCgaaaaatgtcaacaatCTAGTTATG atgaaattgaaatcgaaGAAGACGTGCACAAATATCTAGTCTCATTACGATATATTGAAGAATTGCAAAAATTTCGCGAAGATGATTATTTCAa GAcatcattaaaattagaGCCAGATCCTAATATTGAATCAAgaaataattatcaacaaaaaaaactaagcTATCTGCGTTTTAGTAGCCATTATGATATCAGAgctttacaacaacaaagtgatccttcatcatcatcatcatcatcatcagcagcatcagcatcagcatatcatcaacagaatCAATCTACATTGGAATTGAATAATTCTGATTATGTGGGTTTATTGAACAAATCTTTTAATGGTGAAAGTTTAAAAAATAGTAAAGAATTATCGATTAGTAGTGATTTTAAACCTGGTCATCGAAAAACTTATAGCCTTGAGACGAATCTTTATCTATCAActaataatattcaaaacgttgtaaataataaaaacagtaataataataataataataatcaatgctcatcatcatcatcaccaataaaCAAtagatcatcaaaaaatctCAAAATGAATCTCATTGACGATAGTCCtatcataatcaataatgatccaATAATTAATACTTATCAAGTTAGTCATGTATATAACAAACGGGATAAAAAACCAACACTGGAAATGTTTAAAAGAAAATCGGAAGAATCTTATTTGTCGCccaatggtggtggtatcaCTAACCTTGAAGATTGGAATACTGTTTATCCGGATCGTTATGAACGATGGACATATACGGATAAAGATATTATACATAAAGGTTGTGTAAATAGAAAGACTGTGTTGAAAGATAAAAAGAAACCTCCG TTTTCATTCTGGACAAATTATCATCTACGATTGACCAGTGAttcattgctttttttcaatagtaaatcaaataatcaactTAAAGAg aCACCGAATCTTCGAGCATGTAAAAAATTTCCTTTATTAGAATGGTCAGTTTTCGATAATGGTAACATCAATCAACATtcgaacaaaacaacaaatgtatTCACATTGGCTGATCATTCATGTTCAACCATATACAAAATTAGAACGTTGACCGAAACAGAAGCCAAAGATTggattcgattgattaaaCAGGCTACTAATAATCTTCGacaattttatatttga